One Danio rerio strain Tuebingen ecotype United States chromosome 22, GRCz12tu, whole genome shotgun sequence genomic window carries:
- the LOC101884662 gene encoding kelch-like protein 12 isoform X3, with translation MACEKQTVNTLDQGPNTEKSVAEQDPDAVNVAPDVVLQVEEESFFVNRERLARLSPYFRALFFGGGRESSRKHIEIKGVGPQQFHTLMEFTKNLKLTLDTKNVLDILEAADFLQIDKARLLCCKFLERQLHLSNCLGMMGYAWHLGCLDLYAAARDVVLTHLPAIASEEDLLCLSKESIADLLASDNLSIPREDLVLDVALRWATFEPSREEDFMELVGLVRPECLSLPYITDLLSKINSSDPRAKLICRLNDNLPSSWTMGRSVPRTRSRETLFVLGGPHEEETQLLYQFHPYSGRWQAHPPLQKKCLTQYSVAAGTT, from the exons ATGGCTTGTGAAAAACAAACAGTAAATACTCTCGACCAGGGCCCAAATACAGAGAAAAGTGTAGCTGAACAGGATCCAGATGCTGTCAACGTTGCACCTGATGTAGTGCTCCAAGTAGAAGAAGAATCGTTTTTTGTGAACCGTGAGCGTTTGGCAAGACTGAGTCCCTACTTCCGAGCCTTGTTTTTTGGCGGGGGTCGGGAGAGCTCCAGGAAGCATATTGAGATTAAGGGAGTTGGGCCGCAGCAGTTCCACACACTAATGGAGTTCACAAAGAACTTGAAACTCACCCTGGACACCAAGAACGTCCTTGATATTTTGGAGGCAGCTGATTTTCTCCAAATCGACAAGGCTCGGTTACTTTGCTGCAAGTTCTTGGAAAGGCAACTGCATCTTAGTAACTGCTTGGGTATGATGGGGTATGCTTGGCATCTTGGTTGTCTGGACCTTTACGCAGCAGCCCGGGATGTAGTCTTGACACACTTGCCCGCCATAGCCTCGGAGGAAGACTTATTGTGTCTTTCGAAAGAGAGCATTGCTGATTTGCTTGCTAGCGACAACCTAAGCATTCCCAGGGAAGATCTGGTCCTTGATGTAGCCCTTCGCTGGGCGACCTTTGAGCCAAGTCGGGAAGAAGACTTCATGGAGCTGGTGGGCCTGGTTAGGCCCGAGTGCTTAAGTCTTCCCTACATCACTGATCTTCTGTCCAAGATCAACAGTTCAGACCCACGAGCTAAGCTCATTTGTAGGCTGAACGATAACTTGCCCAGCAGCTGGACTATGGGCAGGTCTGTGCCTAGGACTCGCTCGAGGGAAACTTTGTTTGTTCTCGGTGGACCGCATGAAGAAGAAACGCAGCTGCTGTATCAGTTTCATCCCTACAGTGGAAGGTGGCAGGCACATCCACCCCTGCAAAAGAAGTGTCTCACACAGTACTCCGTGGCTGCA GGGACAACATAG
- the rad23ab gene encoding RAD23 homolog A, nucleotide excision repair protein b isoform X2 — translation MVTKPKSAASPQTPTPVPVSETPTHQPTTPVAPPNASIVPETTPDPAPVEPAASVEPIDPPVTAPPAASEDTVETTEPVSATPAPVVEEEIQGQEEQAIAQSEASLTDELSLLEAAASILVTGQAYENLVTEIMSMGYEREQVIAALRASFNNPDRAVEYLLTGIPAESEQPPQEVVRPTPSSNPTPPAPQRAQPPPAAAGAESGGAQASANPLEFLRHQPQFQQMRQIIQQNPSLLPALLQQLGRDNPQLLQQITQHQERFVQMLNEPEAEAPAAPQTNYIQVTPQEKEAIERLKALGFPEGLVIQAYFACEKNENLAANFLLQQNFDDE, via the exons ATGGTTACAAAG CCAAAATCTGCAGCGTCGCCACAAACTCCCACTCCTGTACCAGTGTCCGAAACCCCCACACATCAACCCACGACTCCTGTTGCGCCTCCTAATGCCTCCATAGTGCCTGAAACGACCCCTGATCCTGCTCCTGTAGAACCAGCTGCATCAGTGGAGCCGATTGACCCACCCGtcacagcgccccctgctgcatCGGAGGATACTGTAGAAACAACTGAACCCGTTAGCGCTACTCCTGCTCCAGTCGTAGAAGAGGAGATCCAGGGCCAAGAGGAGCAGGCCATCGCCCAATCAGAGGCCAG CCTCACAGATGAATTGAGTCTTTTAGAAGCAGCTGCATCGATACTAG TTACAGGTCAAGCGTATGAGAATTTGGTGACGGAAATCATGTCGATGGGTTATGAGAGGGAACAGGTGATCGCTGCTTTAAGAGCAAGTTTCAACAACCCGGACAGAGCCGTGGAGTACCTACTTACG GGTATTCCAGCAGAGTCAGAGCAGCCTCCACAGGAAGTAGTTCGACCCACACCCTCGTCCAACCCGACTCCTCCAGCACCACAGAGAGCTCAGCCTCCACCTGCCGCCGCCG GTGCAGAGTCTGGCGGTGCGCAGGCATCTGCAAACCCATTGGAGTTCCTGAGGCACCAGCCGCAGTTTCAACAGATGCGGCAGATCATCCAGCAGAACCCATCGCTTCTGCCTGCACTGCTGCAGCAGCTCGGCCGAGACAACCCACAACTTCTGCAG CAAATCACGCAGCATCAGGAGCGGTTTGTGCAGATGTTGAACGAGCCTGAAGCTGAAGCTCCCGCTGCACCACAGACCAACTACATACAGGTCACACCCCAGGAGAAAGAGGCCATCGAGAGG TTAAAAGCTCTGGGGTTTCCTGAAGGTCTCGTCATTCAAGCGTACTTCGCCTGCGAGAAGAACGAGAACCTCGCGGCAAACTTTCTGCTTCAGCAGAACTTTGACGACGAATGA
- the rad23ab gene encoding RAD23 homolog A, nucleotide excision repair protein b: MLTITLKTLQQQTFKVQIDEELTVKALKEKIEEEKGKDGFPAVGQKLIYAGKILNDDIPLKEYKIDEKNFVVVMVTKPKSAASPQTPTPVPVSETPTHQPTTPVAPPNASIVPETTPDPAPVEPAASVEPIDPPVTAPPAASEDTVETTEPVSATPAPVVEEEIQGQEEQAIAQSEASLTDELSLLEAAASILVTGQAYENLVTEIMSMGYEREQVIAALRASFNNPDRAVEYLLTGIPAESEQPPQEVVRPTPSSNPTPPAPQRAQPPPAAAGAESGGAQASANPLEFLRHQPQFQQMRQIIQQNPSLLPALLQQLGRDNPQLLQQITQHQERFVQMLNEPEAEAPAAPQTNYIQVTPQEKEAIERLKALGFPEGLVIQAYFACEKNENLAANFLLQQNFDDE; this comes from the exons ATGCTGACGATAACTCTGAAGACCCTCCAGCAGCAGACGTTTAAAGTGCAGATAGATGAGGAACTGACG GTAAAGGCTCTTAAAGAGAAGATAGAGGAAGAAAAGGGGAAAGATGGTTTTCCAGCGGTCGGTCAAAAACTAATCTATGCAG GCAAAATTTTGAATGACGATATACCTCTGAAAGAATACAAAATAGATGAGAAGAATTTTGTTGTGGTGATGGTTACAAAG CCAAAATCTGCAGCGTCGCCACAAACTCCCACTCCTGTACCAGTGTCCGAAACCCCCACACATCAACCCACGACTCCTGTTGCGCCTCCTAATGCCTCCATAGTGCCTGAAACGACCCCTGATCCTGCTCCTGTAGAACCAGCTGCATCAGTGGAGCCGATTGACCCACCCGtcacagcgccccctgctgcatCGGAGGATACTGTAGAAACAACTGAACCCGTTAGCGCTACTCCTGCTCCAGTCGTAGAAGAGGAGATCCAGGGCCAAGAGGAGCAGGCCATCGCCCAATCAGAGGCCAG CCTCACAGATGAATTGAGTCTTTTAGAAGCAGCTGCATCGATACTAG TTACAGGTCAAGCGTATGAGAATTTGGTGACGGAAATCATGTCGATGGGTTATGAGAGGGAACAGGTGATCGCTGCTTTAAGAGCAAGTTTCAACAACCCGGACAGAGCCGTGGAGTACCTACTTACG GGTATTCCAGCAGAGTCAGAGCAGCCTCCACAGGAAGTAGTTCGACCCACACCCTCGTCCAACCCGACTCCTCCAGCACCACAGAGAGCTCAGCCTCCACCTGCCGCCGCCG GTGCAGAGTCTGGCGGTGCGCAGGCATCTGCAAACCCATTGGAGTTCCTGAGGCACCAGCCGCAGTTTCAACAGATGCGGCAGATCATCCAGCAGAACCCATCGCTTCTGCCTGCACTGCTGCAGCAGCTCGGCCGAGACAACCCACAACTTCTGCAG CAAATCACGCAGCATCAGGAGCGGTTTGTGCAGATGTTGAACGAGCCTGAAGCTGAAGCTCCCGCTGCACCACAGACCAACTACATACAGGTCACACCCCAGGAGAAAGAGGCCATCGAGAGG TTAAAAGCTCTGGGGTTTCCTGAAGGTCTCGTCATTCAAGCGTACTTCGCCTGCGAGAAGAACGAGAACCTCGCGGCAAACTTTCTGCTTCAGCAGAACTTTGACGACGAATGA
- the rad23ab gene encoding RAD23 homolog A, nucleotide excision repair protein b isoform X1 yields the protein MVLKRHDFETATIFCNTICKVKALKEKIEEEKGKDGFPAVGQKLIYAGKILNDDIPLKEYKIDEKNFVVVMVTKPKSAASPQTPTPVPVSETPTHQPTTPVAPPNASIVPETTPDPAPVEPAASVEPIDPPVTAPPAASEDTVETTEPVSATPAPVVEEEIQGQEEQAIAQSEASLTDELSLLEAAASILVTGQAYENLVTEIMSMGYEREQVIAALRASFNNPDRAVEYLLTGIPAESEQPPQEVVRPTPSSNPTPPAPQRAQPPPAAAGAESGGAQASANPLEFLRHQPQFQQMRQIIQQNPSLLPALLQQLGRDNPQLLQQITQHQERFVQMLNEPEAEAPAAPQTNYIQVTPQEKEAIERLKALGFPEGLVIQAYFACEKNENLAANFLLQQNFDDE from the exons atggttttGAAAAGGCATGATTTTGAAACCGCcacaattttctgtaataccatttgtaag GTAAAGGCTCTTAAAGAGAAGATAGAGGAAGAAAAGGGGAAAGATGGTTTTCCAGCGGTCGGTCAAAAACTAATCTATGCAG GCAAAATTTTGAATGACGATATACCTCTGAAAGAATACAAAATAGATGAGAAGAATTTTGTTGTGGTGATGGTTACAAAG CCAAAATCTGCAGCGTCGCCACAAACTCCCACTCCTGTACCAGTGTCCGAAACCCCCACACATCAACCCACGACTCCTGTTGCGCCTCCTAATGCCTCCATAGTGCCTGAAACGACCCCTGATCCTGCTCCTGTAGAACCAGCTGCATCAGTGGAGCCGATTGACCCACCCGtcacagcgccccctgctgcatCGGAGGATACTGTAGAAACAACTGAACCCGTTAGCGCTACTCCTGCTCCAGTCGTAGAAGAGGAGATCCAGGGCCAAGAGGAGCAGGCCATCGCCCAATCAGAGGCCAG CCTCACAGATGAATTGAGTCTTTTAGAAGCAGCTGCATCGATACTAG TTACAGGTCAAGCGTATGAGAATTTGGTGACGGAAATCATGTCGATGGGTTATGAGAGGGAACAGGTGATCGCTGCTTTAAGAGCAAGTTTCAACAACCCGGACAGAGCCGTGGAGTACCTACTTACG GGTATTCCAGCAGAGTCAGAGCAGCCTCCACAGGAAGTAGTTCGACCCACACCCTCGTCCAACCCGACTCCTCCAGCACCACAGAGAGCTCAGCCTCCACCTGCCGCCGCCG GTGCAGAGTCTGGCGGTGCGCAGGCATCTGCAAACCCATTGGAGTTCCTGAGGCACCAGCCGCAGTTTCAACAGATGCGGCAGATCATCCAGCAGAACCCATCGCTTCTGCCTGCACTGCTGCAGCAGCTCGGCCGAGACAACCCACAACTTCTGCAG CAAATCACGCAGCATCAGGAGCGGTTTGTGCAGATGTTGAACGAGCCTGAAGCTGAAGCTCCCGCTGCACCACAGACCAACTACATACAGGTCACACCCCAGGAGAAAGAGGCCATCGAGAGG TTAAAAGCTCTGGGGTTTCCTGAAGGTCTCGTCATTCAAGCGTACTTCGCCTGCGAGAAGAACGAGAACCTCGCGGCAAACTTTCTGCTTCAGCAGAACTTTGACGACGAATGA
- the calr3a gene encoding calreticulin 3a precursor yields MRITAAVCFISALAFIAHADVYFKEQFLDGDGWKSRWVESKHKSDYGQWKLTSGKFYGDAELDKGLQTSQDARFYALSSRFDSFSNEGKTLVIQFTVKHEQKIDCGGGYVKVFPAEMDQTEMHGESQYYIMFGPDICGYSTKKVHVIFNYKGQNHLIKKDIKCKDDELTHLYTLILRPDQTYEVKIDNEKVESGSLEEDWDFLPPKKIKDPEAKKPDDWDDRAKIDDPEDTKPEDWDKPENIPDPDAKKPDDWDEDMDGEWEPAMIPNPEYKGEWKPKQIDNPSYKGTWVHPEIDNPEYAADDAIYKFDSIGVLGLDLWQVKSGTIFDNFLITDDVEEAEKFGTDTWGATKGPEKKMKDQQEEEERKKREEEEKSKKDDNEEDEEDEDEDEPEEDDHTEEPPEEEEEGEDDALPKDEL; encoded by the exons ATGCGGATCACTGCTGCAGTGTGCTTTATTTCTGCACTGGCCTTCATTGCGCACGCAGACGTCTATTTTAAAGAGCAGTTTCTGGACGGAG ATGGCTGGAAAAGCAGGTGGGTGGAATCCAAGCACAAGTCCGACTACGGCCAATGGAAACTGACCTCAGGGAAATTCTACGGTGATGCTGAGCTTGATAAAG gTCTGCAAACAAGTCAAGATGCTCGGTTTTATGCTTTATCCAGTCGCTTTGATTCATTTAGCAATGAGGGCAAAACATTAGTGATCCAGTTTACGGTGAAACACGAGCAGAAGATCGACTGTGGCGGTGGGTATGTGAAAGTCTTCCCCGCCGAGATGGACCAGACCGAAATGCATGGTGAATCGCAGTATTACATCATGTTCG GGCCTGACATCTGTGGCTACAGCACCAAAAAAGTCCACGTCATTTTCAACTACAAAGGCCAAAACCACCTAATCAAGAAAGACATCAAATGCAAG GACGATGAACTCACACACCTGTACACACTGATTCTGCGACCAGACCAAACTTATGAAGTGAAAATCGACAATGAGAAAGTGGAATCGGGTTCCTTGGAGGAAGACTGGGATTTCCTTCCTCCCAAAAAGATCAAGGATCCAGAGGCCAAAAAGCCAGATGATTGGGACGACAGGGCGAAAATCGACGATCCTGAAGACACTAAACCCGAG GATTGGGACAAACCTGAGAATATCCCTGACCCTGATGCCAAGAAACCAGACGACTGGGATGAAGACATGGATGGAGAATGGGAACCTGCAATGATCCCAAACCCAGAGTACAAG GGTGAGTGGAAACCCAAACAGATTGACAACCCCTCCTACAAAGGCACCTGGGTTCATCCTGAAATCGACAACCCAGAGTACGCGGCAGATGACGCCATTTATAAGTTTGACAGCATTGGTGTTCTGGGACTGGATCTTTGGCAG gtaAAATCTGGAACAATCTTTGACAACTTTTTGATCACCGATGATGTCGAGGAGGCTGAGAAATTTGGTACAGATACATGGGGTGCGACAAAG GGACCAGAGAAGAAAATGAAGGACCAGCAGGAAGAGGAAGAACGGAAAAAGCGGGAAGAGGAAGAAAAGAGCAAAAAGGATGATAATGAGGAAGATGAAGAGGACGAAGATGAGGATGAGCCAGAGGAGGATGATCATACAGAAGAACCTccagaggaagaagaggagggtGAGGATGATGCGCTCCCTAAAGATGAATTGTAA